From Lolium perenne isolate Kyuss_39 chromosome 5, Kyuss_2.0, whole genome shotgun sequence, a single genomic window includes:
- the LOC127299360 gene encoding uncharacterized protein, whose translation MSTVEEVLVEESTTQIISGADPSRPVARSAHFLLPRGDSAHPPALPLAPSPDAGPVLADELQVELSGWPGTSKQWRRWVAKLRPRHELLWRKVRILPAVLATTSWVRRDEGLLLQLAPFWSGDTSTFVFPWGEATVTLEDVAVLGGLPLLGHSIGSRSDELRRDVDALEAVRILLNRSKCKKASYAAWAKHFAQQPTEDDDGRLLEHGAFLAMWLSRYVFPAPPFDVVRPEVFPIAARLARGKCVALAPAALASVYKDLSALNRYLSSGNTHRRRFVGCAPLHILQLWVWERFPELRPETKSTSRRDDPAAPRAAHWHNAKKALHPSYIHSVFMSPDEFQWRPYESTTSFALLQAKAGCWVHGQDIAASKELLSFAQCLRPCELVGMGCIEHYCPHRVARQLGFDQDVPRTVARVKLSRKAAWATYKMHPEKITFFIPQCDPGVTVAYSQWWEPYLSTSAAAVANAARIKQIHVEVSSRKRKAQDLPGVDSCKERHLKAGMILPDDTEDPQDEIPLVERLNSIILMTHKQDVERHNLKDRETLKENSETPLKDFVPTWTRKGRRKVVLRKVADQAFSDAETALVTAIGEPSCGSVSKNEHCKEQVSDSVMMHDDNNISSEHGDVEGAASTGSNKGIGPAIVVDVHSDLQDILAISDDELDQIFGKDTEVTAMYLKLSRLAVTINNSDQPYEERHVFTVSRDEQEGTKLKDIMAGNNCDYELATVQSDTTLRRGPDGVTRVINVKTNVDVLEASIDEIQPYNVTKEQDQRAKVDRKNSTVLEENDGASSDGLVNGNGELVTRVISTDTLYYVTPFERVKDAKIRDSRATNAVQGVFQPRREVGTKELIREVSEAREAEKAELEAIVDRLKQQLVALEGAGTKRSYRP comes from the exons ATGTCCACCGTCGAGGAGGTCCTGGTTGAAGAATCCACCACCCAAATTATCTCCGGCGCCGATCCCTCCCGCCCCGTCGCCCGATCTGCCCACTTCCTGCTGCCCCGCGGGGACAGCGCCCATCCCCCCGCCCTACCATTAGCCCCCTCCCCCGATGCCGGCCCTGTTCTTGCCGACGAGCTCCAGGTGGAGCTGAGCGGCTGGCCCGGCACATCGAAGCAGTGGAGGCGGTGGGTCGCCAAGCTCCGGCCGCGGCACGAGCTGCTGTGGCGGAAGGTCCGGATCTTGCCCGCCGTTCTTGCAACCACGAGCTGGGTGCGGCGGGACGAGGGCCTGCTGCTCCAGCTCGCGCCCTTCTGGTCCGGCGACACCAGCACCTTCGTCTTCCCGTGGGGCGAAGCCACGGTGACGCTCGAGGACGTGGCCGTGCTCGGGGGGCTTCCCCTGCTGGGCCACTCCATTGGCTCGCGGTCGGACGAGCTCCGCAGGGACGTGGACGCGCTCGAGGCCGTCCGGATCTTACTGAACCGGAGCAAGTGCAAGAAAGCCAGTTATGCCGCCTGGGCTAAGCACTTCGCTCAGCAGCCGACGGAGGACGATGACGGCAGATTGCTCGAGCACGGCGCGTTTCTGGCCATGTGGTTATCTAGGTACGTGTTCCCGGCGCCTCCATTCGACGTGGTCCGGCCGGAGGTGTTCCCCATCGCTGCCCGGCTGGCTCGCGGCAAGTGCGTCGCCCTCGCGCCGGCCGCGCTCGCCAGCGTTTACAAGGACCTCTCCGCCCTCAACCGCTACTTGAGCTCGGGCAACACCCATCGGCGGCGGTTCGTGGGCTGTGCGCCGCTGCACATCCTCCAGCTATGGGTCTGGGAGCGGTTCCCGGAGCTTCGTCCCGAGACCAAGAGCACCTCTCGCCGTGATGATCCTGCCGCGCCCAGGGCTGCCCACTGGCACAATGCTAAAAAGGCGCTACATCCTAGCTACATCCACTCAGTGTTCATGTCACCGGATGAGTTTCAATGGAGGCCTTATGAAAGTACTACTAGCTTTGCTCTGCTGCAAGCCAAAGCTGGCTGCTGGGTGCACGGTCAAGATATAGCAGCAAGTAAGGAACTGCTGTCCTTTGCGCAGTGTCTGCGACCTTGCGAACTTGTTGGCATGGGATGCATTGAGCACTACTGTCCACATCGTGTTGCAAGGCAGCTGGGCTTCGATCAGGACGTACCTAGGACTGTCGCCCGTGTCAAGTTAAGCCGAAAGGCTGCGTGGGCAACATACAAGATGCACCCTGAAAAAATTACCTTCTTCATTCCACAATGTGATCCCGGTGTGACAGTTGCATATTCACAGTGGTGGGAGCCTTACTTGTCGACaagtgctgctgctgttgctaaTGCTGCAAGGATCAAACAAATTCATGttgaggttagttccagaaaaagaAAAGCTCAAGATCTTCCTGGTGTAGATTCTTGCAAAGAGCGTCACCTAAAGGCCGGGATGATTCTGCCTGATGATACAGAGGATCCACAGGATGAGATCCCGCTAGTGGAGAGGCTCAATAGCATCATTCTAATGACACATAAGCAGGATGTGGAGAGGCATAACTTGAAAGACCGGGAGACTCTCAAAGAGAATTCAGAAACTCCTCTCAAGGATTTTGTGCCAACATGGACAAGAAAAGGTAGACGTAAGGTAGTTTTGCGCAAAGTTGCTGACCAAGCTTTTTCTGATGCAGAGACGGCCTTGGTGACTGCAATTGGTGAACCATCCTGTGGgtctgtttccaagaatgaacatTGTAAAGAGCAAGTATCGGACTCTGTTATGATGCATGATGACAACAATATCAGCTCTGAACATGGTGACGTTGAGGGTGCAGCAAGCACTGGCAGCAACAAAGGCATTGGACCTGCAATTGTAGTTGATGTGCATTCAGATCTTCAAGATATCTTGGCGATCAGTGATGATGAGTTGGATCAAATATTCGGAAAGGATACCGAGGTCACTGCAATGTACCTGAAATTATCTAGGTTGGCGGTGACCATAAACAACTCAGATCAGCCATATGAGGAACGACACGTGTTCACAGTAAGTAGAGATGAGCAGGAGGGCACAAAATTGAAGGATAtcatggcgggaaacaattgtgaTTATGAGCTTGCTACTGTCCAAAGTGATACAACTCTCAGACGAGGACCAGATGGAGTAACTCGTGTCATCAATGTTAAGACCAATGTTGATGTCTTAGAAGCATCCATTGATGAAATCCAGCCATACAATGTTACAAAAGAGCAAGATCAGAGAGCGAAGGTGGACAGAAAAAACTCTACTGTCTTGGAAG AAAACGATGGCGCATCTTCTGATGGCCTAGTAAATGGAAATGGTGAGCTGGTGACGAGAGTAATTTCTACTGATACACTCTACTATGTTACACCATTTGAGCGGGTGAAAGATGCTAAGATCAGAGATTCAAGAGCCACAAATGCAGTTCAAGGAGTTTTTCAACCAAGGCGCGAAGTAGGAACAAAGGAGCTGATTAGAGAGGTGTCTGaagctcgagaagcagaaaagGCTGAGTTGGAGGCAATAGTTGATCGTTTGAAGCAACAGCTTGTGGCGCTAGAAGGTGCAGGGACAAAACGAAGCTATAGACCCTGA